The Pseudomonadota bacterium genome contains the following window.
TATGGGAAAAATTCTAAGGGTTAGTTTGTGACAAAAATTTTCAGGCTATATATTGATGAATCCGGTGATCATTCTTATGGGAAGAGAGAACTAAAAAAACTCCAGTTAAAAACAAAGGAAGGTATTATCGATTTTTCTCGGGATTACTATCCAGAACTGAATAAACCTGATAAGCGCTATCTCGGAATTACAGGCTGCATAATCGAAAAAGAGATGTATCAGAGCACATTTCATCCGAAGATGGAAGAACTCAAGAAAAGACACTTTACTTTTGATATTGATGATCCTCTTATTTTTCACAGAGCAGACATAATGAACAAACGGGGGCGTTTCTGGAGACTACGAGATTCTGAAAAGGAAAGCTATTTTAATAGTGATTTACTGACTTTCTTTAGAGATATGGATTACACGGTTATAGCGGTTGTTATCGATAAAAAGACCCATATTGAGCGTTATCAAGCATTTGCCTATCACCCATATCATTTCTGTCTTGCTGCAGTTCTTGAGAGGTATTGCGGGCTATTACATTTTTATAATGCAAAGGGTGACGTTATGGCGGAAAGCAGAGGGGGTTCGGAAGATAAACAACTTAAAGAGGCGTATAGAAAGATTTACGAAGGAGGGACACAATTCAGACACTCCGATTTTTTCCAAGGTGTATTGACGAGCAAAGAAATTAAGATCAAATCCAAGGCTGCAAATATAGCCGGGCTTCAATTATCT
Protein-coding sequences here:
- a CDS encoding DUF3800 domain-containing protein, which translates into the protein MTKIFRLYIDESGDHSYGKRELKKLQLKTKEGIIDFSRDYYPELNKPDKRYLGITGCIIEKEMYQSTFHPKMEELKKRHFTFDIDDPLIFHRADIMNKRGRFWRLRDSEKESYFNSDLLTFFRDMDYTVIAVVIDKKTHIERYQAFAYHPYHFCLAAVLERYCGLLHFYNAKGDVMAESRGGSEDKQLKEAYRKIYEGGTQFRHSDFFQGVLTSKEIKIKSKAANIAGLQLSDLLAHPLKQQILKENGRLPDSEVETFGNKVCDAMENKLNRHVYSGEIYGYGKVFIK